A window of the Desulfurella sp. genome harbors these coding sequences:
- a CDS encoding (Fe-S)-binding protein, producing MESSIFGIVLLASIGYFFYRVNYLYSLLKFGQKENRFDNPFERLNSAVKNGLLQMCHFKVNDKDINYAGIMHALIFFGFVVLLFGEIELIIKGFIPSFSFSFLGVLYPIYLFLEDLFAFLVLVAIVMSLIRRFVWHPKKLNYHFSAYLILIFITILMLTLLYMAALEMAKTNQINPYEPFASIVYRLLNIHSYNELAYHIAFWVHMIVLLAFLDFIPNSKHLHILAGIPNNYFVNLGPSMALRDLNFEDENAESFGVKNVNEFTWKQLLDGYACTECGRCAQVCPAANTGKVLVPREIILGIKENLFHNAQNLFNKKELIPIVTNELPKDNPHGYYEYGFTIPDKALWQCTTCGACQNVCPVGNEHIRDMIDLKRYAVLTQGEFPEKLVPIFNNIETNSNPWGINADYRLDWAKGLDVKTIDEVPDPEVLYFVGCASSFDDRSKKIAQSFVKVLQKANIKFAVLGKKEKCCGDNARRLGNEYLFYNLALENIETFKSYNVKKIVTTCPHGYYTLKNEYKKLGGEFEVLHHSQFIGQLLKEGRIELSNKLNQTATFHDSCYLGRHSNIYQQPREILSQAGLKLSEMKNAFCNSFCCGAGGGMMWLEEEGTRMNKVRTNQAIDTNTSNIVTACPFCMIMLDDGVKDLSRDDISVLDIAQVVEKSMA from the coding sequence ATGGAAAGTTCAATTTTTGGGATTGTGCTTTTAGCAAGTATAGGTTATTTTTTCTACCGTGTAAATTATTTATACTCACTACTTAAGTTTGGTCAAAAAGAAAACCGTTTTGATAACCCTTTTGAGCGCCTAAACAGTGCTGTAAAAAATGGTCTGTTGCAAATGTGTCATTTTAAAGTAAACGATAAGGATATAAACTACGCTGGCATTATGCATGCTCTTATTTTCTTTGGGTTTGTAGTTTTGCTTTTTGGTGAAATAGAGCTAATTATAAAAGGTTTTATACCATCTTTCAGTTTTAGCTTTTTAGGAGTTTTGTACCCTATCTATCTATTTTTAGAAGATTTATTTGCATTTTTGGTGCTTGTGGCTATTGTTATGTCTTTAATAAGGCGATTTGTATGGCACCCCAAAAAGCTCAATTATCATTTTAGTGCATATTTGATACTTATTTTTATTACTATATTAATGCTTACATTACTTTATATGGCAGCGCTTGAGATGGCTAAGACTAATCAGATAAATCCATATGAACCATTTGCTTCTATTGTATACAGATTGCTTAATATTCATTCATACAATGAATTAGCCTACCATATAGCTTTTTGGGTGCATATGATTGTTTTGCTAGCATTTTTGGATTTTATACCAAACTCAAAGCATCTGCATATTTTAGCAGGTATACCCAATAATTATTTTGTAAACTTAGGACCTTCAATGGCTTTAAGAGATCTTAACTTTGAAGATGAAAATGCGGAGAGTTTTGGTGTAAAAAATGTAAATGAGTTTACATGGAAGCAATTGCTAGACGGTTATGCTTGCACTGAGTGTGGAAGATGCGCTCAGGTGTGTCCTGCAGCAAATACAGGTAAAGTTCTTGTCCCAAGAGAAATTATACTTGGCATAAAAGAAAATCTATTTCATAACGCTCAAAATTTATTTAATAAAAAAGAATTAATACCTATAGTTACAAATGAATTACCCAAAGATAACCCTCATGGGTACTATGAATATGGCTTTACAATTCCAGATAAAGCGCTTTGGCAGTGTACCACATGTGGAGCCTGTCAAAATGTATGTCCTGTTGGAAACGAGCATATTAGAGACATGATTGATTTAAAGCGTTATGCAGTTTTAACTCAAGGTGAGTTCCCAGAAAAACTTGTGCCTATTTTCAACAACATTGAAACAAACTCAAATCCATGGGGCATTAATGCAGACTACAGGCTAGACTGGGCAAAAGGGCTCGATGTAAAAACCATAGATGAAGTGCCAGATCCAGAAGTTTTATACTTTGTGGGTTGCGCCAGTTCTTTTGATGATAGGAGCAAAAAGATTGCCCAGAGTTTTGTTAAGGTTTTACAAAAAGCCAATATAAAATTTGCTGTTCTTGGCAAAAAAGAAAAATGCTGTGGTGATAATGCAAGACGACTTGGCAATGAGTATTTGTTCTACAACCTTGCATTAGAAAATATAGAAACTTTTAAATCCTACAATGTAAAAAAAATAGTTACTACATGCCCACATGGCTACTATACACTAAAGAATGAGTACAAAAAGCTTGGAGGTGAATTTGAAGTTCTACATCACAGTCAGTTTATAGGCCAACTATTAAAAGAAGGAAGAATTGAGTTGTCAAATAAACTAAACCAGACTGCCACATTCCACGATTCTTGCTATTTGGGTAGGCACTCAAATATATATCAACAGCCCAGAGAAATTTTATCACAAGCTGGACTAAAGCTTTCTGAAATGAAAAATGCCTTTTGTAACAGTTTTTGCTGTGGTGCAGGCGGAGGCATGATGTGGCTTGAAGAAGAAGGAACACGCATGAATAAGGTAAGAACAAATCAGGCTATTGACACAAATACTTCAAATATAGTAACTGCGTGTCCATTTTGTATGATAATGCTGGATGATGGTGTAAAAGATTTATCAAGGGATGATATTAGCGTGCTTGATATAGCGCAGGTGGTTGAAAAAAGCATGGCTTGA
- a CDS encoding DJ-1/PfpI family protein: MSKKILMLVGDYVEDYEVMVPFQMLQMVGLEVYAACPNKRALEFVKTAIHDFEGDQTYSEKRGHNFMLNCTFEDIKEDSYDALVLPGGRAPEYIRLNDRVIEIVKHFAQNKKPIAAICHGPQILIAADAVSGYELTAYPALKPDIIRAGGKWLDPNQTFSNAYIDRNLVTAPAWPAHPEWIRKFLDVLGVKITI, encoded by the coding sequence ATGTCAAAAAAAATATTAATGCTTGTTGGAGATTATGTAGAAGATTATGAAGTTATGGTACCCTTTCAAATGCTACAGATGGTTGGTTTAGAGGTTTATGCTGCCTGTCCAAACAAAAGAGCGCTTGAGTTTGTTAAGACTGCAATTCATGATTTTGAAGGTGACCAAACATACTCAGAAAAACGTGGACATAATTTTATGTTAAACTGCACATTTGAAGACATAAAAGAAGATAGCTACGATGCACTTGTGCTTCCAGGTGGTAGGGCGCCAGAATACATAAGATTAAACGATAGAGTAATAGAAATTGTAAAACATTTTGCCCAAAATAAAAAACCTATTGCGGCTATTTGTCATGGACCACAAATTTTGATTGCAGCAGATGCAGTTTCTGGATACGAACTTACTGCTTATCCAGCGTTGAAACCAGATATAATAAGAGCTGGTGGCAAATGGCTTGATCCAAACCAAACTTTTTCAAATGCATATATTGATAGAAACTTAGTTACAGCACCAGCCTGGCCAGCTCATCCTGAGTGGATAAGAAAGTTTCTGGATGTACTTGGTGTTAAAATTACTATTTAA